TAGCGTCTAACGCGTCTTTGAACCATTTTGCGAATTGTGCAATCGGATTTTTGTCGATATCGGCCTCTGAAAGTTCAGCAGCGCGGTAATCTTGTCTTAGGTTTTGAATATTTTCTTTGGTCAACTCCATTTGACAAAAATAGTCTTTAGTTTTTTTAAAATTATAAGTAATTTTCCGAAATGATAAGTCGATTAACACCCTCAGCCGGTAAACTTCTTGTTTCCGAACCTTTTTTAAATGATCCTAATTTCACCCGGTCGGTAGTGTTTCTGACCGAACACAGTGAACTGGGGACGCTTGGTTTTGTAATTAACCAGCCAAGCCTTCTTTTATTAGGAGAGTTGATTGAGGATATCGGCGGACCGGCTTTTCCGGTATGCTATGGTGGCCCGGTAGCTACAGATACAATCCACTTTATCCACCGCTGTCCTAAAAAGATCTCAGGCGGAGAGGAGATTGCCAAAGGGATTTTCTGGGGAGGGAACTTCGAGAGCTTCAGAGCCTTAATGGGTAAAGGAGAGCTGACTAAAGATGAGGTGAAAGTTTTTGTTGGCTATTCGGGCTGGGAGGGGCCTCAGCTTAAAGCAGAGATGGAAGAGAATACCTGGATTGTTTCCGATCAGTATGATGCTGACATGATATTTTCTGCTGATGAAGAGCAGCTGTGGAAAGAAGTAATTATCCATTTAGGGCCTAAATATGCGCATATCAGTAATTTTCCTAAAAACCCTAATTTGAACTGATCCGGTAATCATTACTATAAAGGCATAAAAAAATGCCCTGCTATAATTAGCAGGGCATTTTTTGTAGAGTTTAAGACTCTAACTCAGCAGCAGATTCTTCTACTTTTTTTCTCAATTCATCTTTATATTCCTGCATTTTAACAGCTAATGTGCTATCAGCAGTAGATAAAATCTGTACGGCAAGCAAACCTGCATTTTTAGCTGCATTTAATGCTACAGTAGCTACAGGAATCCCATTTGGCATCTGTAAAATAGATAAAATCGAATCCCAGCCATCAATACTATTAGAACTCTTTACAGGGACACCAATAACTGGTAAAACAGTAATTGATGCAACCATACCTGGTAAATGCGCAGCACCGCCAGCACCAGCGATAATAACCTTAATTCCTCTTGAAGCAGCTTCTTTCGCATAGCTGAACATTCTATCCGGTGTACGGTGTGCCGAAACAACCGTCATTTCA
The sequence above is drawn from the Pedobacter cryoconitis genome and encodes:
- a CDS encoding YqgE/AlgH family protein, with the protein product MISRLTPSAGKLLVSEPFLNDPNFTRSVVFLTEHSELGTLGFVINQPSLLLLGELIEDIGGPAFPVCYGGPVATDTIHFIHRCPKKISGGEEIAKGIFWGGNFESFRALMGKGELTKDEVKVFVGYSGWEGPQLKAEMEENTWIVSDQYDADMIFSADEEQLWKEVIIHLGPKYAHISNFPKNPNLN
- the purE gene encoding 5-(carboxyamino)imidazole ribonucleotide mutase, with the translated sequence MSAQVGIIMGSKSDLNIMNDAADILKEFGVEFEMTVVSAHRTPDRMFSYAKEAASRGIKVIIAGAGGAAHLPGMVASITVLPVIGVPVKSSNSIDGWDSILSILQMPNGIPVATVALNAAKNAGLLAVQILSTADSTLAVKMQEYKDELRKKVEESAAELES